Proteins encoded by one window of Bacillus sp. DTU_2020_1000418_1_SI_GHA_SEK_038:
- the proS gene encoding proline--tRNA ligase: MAKEFVKDITAMDDDFAQWYTDVVTKADLIDYSSVRGCMIMRPYGYALWENIKNELDQRIKDTGHENVYMPLFIPESLLQKEKDHVEGFAPEVAWVTHGGSEELTERLVVRPTSEVLFCEHYSNIIHSYRDLPKLYNQWANVVRWEKTTRPFLRTMEFQWQEGHTCHATDEDAHEETKQMLDVYTDLCENILAIPVVRGRKTDKEKFAGAKFTYTIESLMHDGKALQSGTSHHLGDGFAKAFDIQYLDKEGKQQYVHQTSWGLTTRIIGAMIMVHGDDRGLVIPPKAAPTQVMIVPIAQHKEGVLDFAYDLKEKLSKLARVGIDASDKKPGWKFNEYEMKGVPLRLEVGPKDIENNQVVLARRDTGEKLIVSMDQLETKLTEILDDIQQNLYNKAKELREQKTYVATTYDEFKDTFANKSGFVKAMWCGELECEEKIKEETSVTSRCIPFEQEVVSSECVCCGREAKELVYWAKAY, encoded by the coding sequence ATGGCTAAAGAATTTGTTAAAGATATTACAGCAATGGATGATGATTTTGCCCAGTGGTACACAGATGTTGTAACGAAGGCAGATTTAATCGACTATTCAAGTGTGCGCGGATGTATGATTATGCGCCCTTACGGTTATGCATTATGGGAGAATATTAAGAATGAACTGGATCAGCGCATTAAAGATACAGGTCATGAAAATGTGTATATGCCGCTATTTATTCCAGAAAGCCTGCTTCAAAAGGAGAAAGACCATGTTGAAGGATTTGCTCCAGAGGTAGCTTGGGTAACGCACGGGGGATCAGAGGAGCTGACAGAACGTTTAGTTGTTCGCCCTACATCTGAAGTTCTTTTCTGTGAGCATTATAGTAATATTATCCACTCTTATCGTGATCTGCCAAAGTTATACAATCAATGGGCAAACGTTGTGAGATGGGAAAAAACAACAAGACCGTTCCTGCGTACGATGGAATTCCAGTGGCAAGAAGGTCATACTTGTCATGCAACGGATGAAGACGCACATGAAGAAACAAAGCAAATGCTCGATGTATATACGGATCTTTGCGAAAATATCCTCGCTATACCAGTGGTAAGGGGCAGAAAGACTGATAAAGAAAAGTTTGCAGGAGCTAAGTTTACGTACACAATTGAAAGCTTAATGCATGATGGAAAGGCACTGCAATCTGGAACATCTCATCATTTAGGAGATGGATTTGCGAAAGCGTTTGACATTCAATATTTAGATAAAGAAGGAAAACAGCAATATGTACATCAAACATCATGGGGATTAACGACCCGCATCATTGGAGCCATGATCATGGTCCATGGAGATGACAGAGGACTTGTGATTCCGCCAAAAGCCGCTCCAACACAAGTGATGATTGTTCCAATTGCTCAACATAAAGAAGGCGTTCTTGATTTTGCCTATGACTTAAAAGAGAAGCTTTCTAAGCTTGCACGTGTGGGCATTGATGCAAGCGATAAAAAGCCAGGCTGGAAATTTAATGAATATGAAATGAAAGGTGTTCCACTTCGTTTAGAGGTTGGCCCGAAGGATATCGAAAATAACCAAGTCGTACTTGCTCGCCGCGATACTGGGGAAAAATTGATTGTTAGCATGGATCAATTAGAGACAAAGCTAACAGAGATTTTAGATGACATTCAACAAAATCTATATAATAAAGCAAAAGAGCTTCGCGAACAAAAAACATATGTTGCTACAACTTATGATGAATTCAAAGATACATTCGCTAATAAATCAGGGTTCGTAAAAGCAATGTGGTGCGGAGAGCTTGAATGTGAAGAAAAAATTAAAGAAGAAACAAGCGTTACTTCAAGATGTATCCCATTTGAACAAGAAGTTGTTTCATCTGAGTGCGTCTGCTGTGGACGTGAAGCGAAGGAGCTAGTTTATTGGGCGAAGGCTTATTAA
- a CDS encoding Na+/H+ antiporter subunit A translates to MSLLHLAILSPFLLAILVPILYKFFRQVHTGWFVLPLPILLFSYFLSFLSIQEPIVKSVPWIPALGVDFVAKLDGLGLLFALLITGIGSLVVLYSVYYLEKDKEKLNTFYVYLLLFMGAMLGVVLSDNLIVLYTFWEFTSFSSFLLIGYWYHKERSRYGAQKSMIITVFGGLSMLGGIILLYIMTGTFSISEIAELAPAISGHALFIPALLCFLLGAFTKSAQFPFHIWLPDAMEAPTPVSAYLHSATMVKAGIYLVARMSPVFAEQGLWLWLVAGFGIVTLFWGSFNAVKQTDLKAILAFSTVSQLGMIMSLLGIGAAALHFDGSNKDYFAAATTAAVFHLINHATFKGSLFMVAGIVDHETGTRDIRKLGGLMNFMPITFTLAIIGTFSMAGLPPFNGFLSKEMFFTGMIRVIELDIFNLETWGILFPVIAWIASVFTFLYSMVLVIKTFTGKYQPEKLEKKPHEAPMGMLISPIVLASLVIIFGFFPNILSNSLIAPAISAIMPGNKADVEISFWHGFTPELFMTIGVIAFGILLFITLPRWRRMYDFFPKKLTLNRLYDNSLEVAQKGSYSITKTFMNGSIRTYLVYIFAFFIIILASTLAIKDAFKLDTSNVSSVGFYEVLLALAIVVAAISILFAKSRLTSIILLGSVGYTVSLFFVLFRAPDLALTQLVIETISVALFLLCFYHLPKNSKNEERIGFKLTNAIVSIGVGAIVTLIALSAHSNKVFDSIAQYYVENTYTEAAGKNMVNVILVDFRGFDTMFEITVLAIAALGITTMIKLRKGGKKNENK, encoded by the coding sequence TTGTCACTGCTTCATTTGGCTATACTATCACCATTTCTGCTTGCCATCCTTGTGCCTATTCTGTACAAGTTCTTTAGGCAAGTCCATACGGGTTGGTTTGTTCTTCCGTTACCAATCCTTTTGTTCAGCTATTTCCTTTCGTTTCTATCCATTCAGGAGCCTATCGTAAAATCGGTTCCTTGGATCCCGGCTCTTGGAGTTGACTTTGTTGCGAAGCTGGATGGGCTAGGATTATTATTTGCCTTGCTTATTACAGGGATTGGCTCATTAGTCGTTTTATATTCCGTTTATTATTTAGAGAAGGATAAAGAGAAGCTGAATACCTTCTACGTATACTTATTGCTTTTCATGGGAGCGATGCTCGGAGTTGTTCTATCGGATAACTTAATTGTTCTGTATACGTTCTGGGAATTTACAAGCTTTTCATCCTTCTTATTAATCGGATACTGGTATCATAAAGAAAGATCTAGATATGGCGCCCAAAAATCGATGATTATCACTGTATTTGGCGGTTTGTCTATGCTTGGAGGAATTATTCTCCTCTACATTATGACTGGTACCTTTAGTATTTCTGAAATCGCCGAATTGGCACCTGCTATTTCTGGTCATGCCCTCTTTATTCCTGCTTTGCTTTGTTTCTTATTAGGTGCATTTACAAAGTCAGCACAATTTCCTTTTCATATCTGGCTGCCAGACGCAATGGAAGCACCTACACCGGTTAGTGCTTATCTACATTCAGCAACTATGGTAAAGGCAGGGATTTATTTAGTTGCGAGAATGAGTCCAGTTTTTGCTGAACAAGGGCTTTGGCTATGGCTAGTCGCGGGCTTTGGGATTGTCACTTTATTCTGGGGTTCCTTTAATGCGGTGAAACAGACCGATCTTAAAGCGATTCTTGCTTTCTCAACGGTCAGTCAGCTAGGAATGATCATGTCCCTTCTTGGAATTGGAGCAGCTGCTCTACATTTCGATGGCAGTAATAAAGATTACTTTGCTGCAGCTACGACAGCAGCGGTGTTCCATTTAATCAACCATGCAACCTTTAAAGGAAGTCTGTTTATGGTTGCCGGTATTGTCGACCACGAAACTGGCACCCGGGATATCCGCAAACTGGGCGGTCTTATGAATTTTATGCCGATTACGTTTACATTAGCGATCATTGGCACATTTTCAATGGCAGGACTGCCTCCATTTAACGGTTTCTTAAGTAAAGAGATGTTCTTTACAGGTATGATTCGTGTAATTGAATTAGATATTTTTAATTTAGAAACATGGGGAATTTTATTCCCGGTTATTGCCTGGATTGCAAGTGTTTTTACTTTCCTGTACAGCATGGTTTTGGTCATTAAAACCTTCACAGGAAAATACCAGCCTGAGAAGCTTGAGAAAAAGCCGCATGAAGCCCCAATGGGAATGCTTATTTCTCCTATTGTTCTAGCTTCATTAGTAATCATCTTTGGCTTCTTCCCAAATATTTTGTCGAATAGTCTAATAGCACCAGCTATTAGTGCCATTATGCCTGGCAATAAAGCTGATGTTGAAATTTCATTCTGGCATGGTTTTACACCAGAACTATTTATGACAATAGGTGTGATTGCATTTGGAATACTTCTTTTCATCACACTTCCAAGGTGGAGAAGAATGTATGATTTCTTCCCGAAAAAGCTGACTCTAAATCGTCTTTATGACAACAGCTTAGAGGTAGCTCAAAAAGGCTCATACAGCATAACGAAAACATTCATGAACGGATCGATCCGTACGTATCTCGTCTATATCTTTGCTTTTTTCATTATCATCCTAGCAAGTACTCTTGCGATTAAAGATGCCTTTAAGCTGGATACAAGTAATGTTTCTTCAGTTGGCTTCTATGAAGTATTGCTAGCTCTTGCAATTGTAGTTGCCGCCATTAGCATCTTATTTGCTAAGTCCCGATTAACCTCAATTATTTTGCTGGGATCAGTCGGTTATACGGTATCTCTATTCTTTGTTTTATTTAGAGCACCTGATTTAGCTTTGACTCAGCTCGTAATCGAAACGATATCTGTTGCTCTATTCCTTCTATGCTTCTACCACTTGCCGAAGAATAGCAAGAACGAGGAACGAATTGGGTTTAAGTTGACAAATGCAATTGTTTCGATTGGAGTCGGTGCCATTGTTACCCTAATTGCCTTGTCCGCTCATAGCAATAAGGTGTTCGATTCAATCGCTCAATACTATGTAGAAAACACGTATACAGAAGCAGCTGGGAAAAATATGGTTAACGTAATCTTAGTCGATTTCCGTGGGTTTGATACGATGTTTGAAATTACGGTTTTAGCAATTGCAGCACTCGGGATTACAACGATGATTAAATTGCGGAAAGGAGGAAAGAAGAATGAAAACAAATGA
- the ald gene encoding alanine dehydrogenase → MIIGVPKEIKNNENRVAATPASVYTLVKAGHQVLVESDAGLGSGFTNEDYKEVGAEIVPTAAEAWAAEMVMKVKEPLESEYTYFRKGLVLFTYLHLAAEPELAKALIETGVTAIAYETVEVNRTLPLLTPMSEVAGRMATQIGAQFLQKTNGGKGILLAGVPGVSRGKVTIVGGGVVGINAAKMAIGLGAQVTIIDLSPERLRQLDDIFGNSIQTLMSNPFNIAQAVKESDLVVGAVLIPGAKAPKLVTEEMVKTMAPGSVVIDVAVDQGGIFETVDHITTHDNPTYEKHGVVHYAVANMPGAVPRTSTIALTNVTINYALQIANKGVKKAVEDNASLKLGVNVLNGHVTYQAVAKDLGYEYVSVDQAFEN, encoded by the coding sequence ATGATTATTGGGGTACCAAAAGAAATAAAAAACAATGAAAACCGTGTGGCTGCAACACCAGCTAGTGTATATACACTTGTTAAAGCGGGTCATCAAGTATTAGTAGAATCAGATGCAGGCCTTGGAAGCGGCTTCACAAACGAAGATTATAAAGAGGTTGGAGCCGAAATCGTTCCTACAGCTGCTGAAGCATGGGCTGCAGAAATGGTTATGAAGGTTAAAGAACCGCTTGAGTCTGAATATACATATTTCCGTAAGGGATTAGTATTATTCACTTATTTACACTTAGCAGCTGAGCCTGAATTAGCTAAAGCTTTAATAGAAACAGGCGTTACTGCGATTGCATATGAAACAGTAGAAGTGAATCGTACATTGCCATTGCTTACACCAATGAGTGAAGTTGCTGGCCGTATGGCAACTCAAATTGGCGCACAATTCTTACAAAAGACAAACGGCGGAAAAGGAATCCTTCTTGCAGGAGTTCCAGGCGTATCACGCGGAAAAGTTACAATTGTCGGCGGTGGAGTAGTTGGTATTAATGCTGCGAAAATGGCAATCGGTCTTGGTGCTCAAGTTACAATTATCGACCTTAGCCCTGAGCGTCTTCGCCAATTAGATGATATTTTCGGCAACAGTATCCAAACATTAATGTCTAACCCATTCAACATTGCTCAAGCAGTTAAAGAAAGTGACCTTGTAGTTGGTGCTGTTCTAATTCCAGGTGCTAAAGCTCCTAAATTAGTAACTGAAGAAATGGTTAAGACAATGGCTCCTGGTTCAGTTGTTATTGACGTGGCTGTTGACCAAGGCGGAATCTTCGAAACAGTTGACCATATTACAACTCATGACAACCCAACATATGAAAAGCACGGCGTTGTTCACTATGCTGTTGCTAACATGCCTGGTGCTGTTCCTAGAACTTCTACAATTGCACTTACAAACGTTACAATCAACTATGCTTTACAAATTGCTAACAAAGGTGTTAAGAAAGCAGTTGAAGACAACGCATCGTTAAAGCTTGGTGTTAACGTTCTTAACGGACATGTTACTTACCAAGCAGTTGCTAAAGACCTTGGCTACGAGTATGTGTCTGTTGATCAAGCTTTCGAAAACTAA
- a CDS encoding GNAT family N-acetyltransferase: MSIVKATLNDLESVTELFDLYRIFYKQNSDIEGAREFIKERLTSEDSVIFIAFEDENPVGFVQLYPSFSSVSMKRLWVLNDLYVKESVRGKGLGENLMKKAIAFAEETGAKGVLLETATDNFGAQKLYEKLGFIKETNYFYYFSL, encoded by the coding sequence ATGAGTATCGTAAAAGCAACCTTAAATGACCTGGAATCTGTAACGGAACTTTTTGATTTGTATAGGATTTTTTATAAGCAAAACTCAGACATTGAAGGTGCGAGAGAATTCATTAAGGAAAGATTAACTAGTGAGGATTCAGTTATTTTTATAGCTTTTGAAGATGAAAATCCTGTTGGTTTTGTTCAATTATATCCGTCATTTTCATCGGTAAGCATGAAACGGTTATGGGTGCTAAATGATCTGTATGTAAAAGAAAGTGTACGCGGAAAAGGCTTAGGCGAGAATTTAATGAAGAAAGCTATTGCATTTGCAGAAGAAACAGGTGCTAAAGGTGTTCTCCTTGAGACAGCTACAGATAACTTTGGAGCACAAAAGCTATATGAAAAACTAGGCTTTATCAAAGAAACAAATTATTTTTATTATTTTTCGTTATAA
- a CDS encoding Na+/H+ antiporter subunit D gives MINFLILPILIPFLAGILLIFVAKNVLLQRWIAGIFGLIAIVVSALLVQKVRTDGIQTLDVSNWKAPFGITLVSDMLSALLVLTTSIILFACVLFSFKSIEKEQERYYFYAAMNFLAVGVIGAFTTGDIFNLFVFFEVLLMSSYVLLVHGGSKIQLRESLKYILVNVISSALFVISVAYLYSVVGTLNMAHISARLGEIGQSGLITVIAVLFLIVFGLKGAIFPMFFWLPGAYNAPPAPIMALFGALLTKVGVYSIMRTYTLFFLDDQGYTHQLLSILAILTVIVGVIGAIAYSDIKKIIIYNIIVAVGVILFGVSAMNPESLAGSVFYLIHDMIIKAALFLLIGIIIAITGTSDLRKISGLIKRYPGFGWTFFIAALALAGIPPFSGFIGKILIVQGGFKAEDYWGSGIVLMSSLLVLFSIMKIFINGFWGTPKSFEGEEKVPVRKLLIAPVILVALSVLYGAGSEFVYPYISQAAETLSNPSIYIEAVLKE, from the coding sequence ATGATTAACTTTTTGATATTACCGATACTTATTCCATTTCTTGCAGGAATCCTATTAATCTTTGTTGCCAAGAACGTTCTGCTTCAGCGCTGGATTGCTGGTATTTTTGGCCTCATAGCCATTGTCGTTTCAGCATTACTTGTTCAGAAGGTCAGAACAGATGGAATTCAGACACTTGATGTTTCAAACTGGAAAGCGCCATTCGGAATTACACTTGTTTCGGACATGCTTTCTGCCTTACTAGTATTAACAACTAGTATTATCCTTTTTGCTTGCGTGCTATTTTCTTTCAAATCTATTGAAAAAGAGCAAGAGAGATATTATTTCTATGCAGCAATGAATTTCTTGGCAGTTGGTGTGATTGGTGCCTTTACAACAGGTGATATTTTTAACCTTTTCGTCTTTTTCGAGGTATTGCTCATGTCTTCCTATGTGCTGCTCGTCCATGGCGGATCGAAAATCCAATTGCGTGAGTCGTTGAAATATATATTGGTAAATGTGATTTCATCAGCATTATTTGTTATTTCTGTTGCTTATTTATATTCAGTTGTGGGAACTTTGAATATGGCTCATATTTCTGCCCGTTTGGGTGAAATTGGCCAATCTGGCCTCATTACTGTAATTGCTGTTCTATTTTTAATTGTGTTTGGATTAAAGGGAGCCATTTTTCCAATGTTTTTCTGGCTGCCAGGCGCCTATAATGCACCGCCTGCACCAATTATGGCACTCTTTGGTGCACTGCTGACGAAAGTCGGTGTGTATTCGATTATGCGAACCTACACATTATTCTTTTTAGATGATCAGGGCTATACACATCAGCTTCTTAGTATTCTTGCGATATTGACAGTTATTGTCGGTGTGATTGGTGCCATTGCCTATTCAGATATTAAGAAAATCATTATTTATAATATTATTGTGGCGGTAGGAGTCATTCTGTTCGGAGTTTCAGCCATGAATCCAGAATCATTAGCAGGCTCCGTTTTCTATCTCATTCATGACATGATTATTAAAGCAGCACTTTTCCTGCTTATCGGGATCATTATTGCCATTACAGGGACAAGCGATTTAAGGAAAATAAGCGGATTGATCAAACGTTATCCAGGCTTCGGCTGGACCTTCTTTATTGCAGCCCTAGCCCTTGCCGGCATTCCGCCATTCAGCGGATTTATCGGAAAGATTTTAATCGTTCAGGGTGGTTTTAAGGCTGAGGATTATTGGGGTTCAGGCATTGTTTTAATGTCCAGCCTGCTCGTTTTATTTTCAATCATGAAAATCTTTATTAATGGCTTTTGGGGAACACCTAAGAGCTTTGAGGGTGAAGAGAAGGTTCCAGTGCGCAAGCTTCTCATTGCACCGGTCATTCTTGTGGCACTTTCGGTTCTTTATGGTGCGGGATCTGAATTTGTATACCCGTATATCTCACAGGCTGCTGAAACACTAAGTAATCCAAGTATCTACATTGAAGCAGTCTTAAAGGAGTAG
- a CDS encoding HIT family protein, translating into MSETCFICRKHKGELQSSGVQIYEDEYVYVGHIDSDGKPNYLGHLMIDLKRHVPTLAEMNPDEAKAFGMMMARVSKALKETEEAEHIYAVVSGNAVPHLHMHLVARYPGTPEEYWGPFAVYDSPNARMGDNSEVIAVCNRIKSFLEMNSFE; encoded by the coding sequence ATGAGTGAAACTTGTTTTATCTGTAGAAAGCATAAGGGAGAACTGCAATCATCCGGAGTTCAGATTTATGAGGACGAGTATGTATATGTGGGACACATTGATAGTGATGGGAAACCCAATTATTTAGGACATCTTATGATCGATTTAAAGAGACATGTTCCTACTCTGGCAGAAATGAATCCAGATGAAGCTAAAGCTTTTGGGATGATGATGGCGAGAGTGAGTAAAGCTCTTAAAGAAACTGAAGAAGCTGAGCATATTTACGCTGTTGTTTCTGGTAATGCAGTTCCGCATTTGCATATGCATCTTGTCGCCCGTTACCCTGGCACGCCTGAAGAATATTGGGGGCCATTTGCTGTATATGATTCTCCAAATGCTCGAATGGGTGATAATAGCGAGGTAATAGCTGTATGCAATAGAATAAAGTCTTTTTTAGAGATGAATTCTTTTGAATAA
- a CDS encoding Na(+)/H(+) antiporter subunit B, whose translation MKTNDLILQTTTKVVLFIIILFSIFIFFKGHYTPGGGFVGGLLTSGAIVLLLLAFDMKTVAQILPINYMFMTATGLLFAGSTGAGALFFDVPFLTHAFGDVHLPILGEVALHTATLFDLGVFLVVVGVTMTIIQTIGEDE comes from the coding sequence ATGAAAACAAATGACCTTATTCTGCAAACCACAACAAAAGTAGTATTGTTTATCATTATTCTTTTCTCAATTTTCATTTTTTTCAAAGGGCATTACACACCTGGTGGAGGCTTCGTTGGAGGGTTATTAACCTCCGGAGCGATTGTTCTGCTCCTGCTTGCTTTTGATATGAAAACAGTGGCGCAAATATTGCCGATTAATTATATGTTTATGACAGCAACTGGACTGCTTTTTGCGGGCTCTACAGGGGCTGGAGCGTTATTTTTCGATGTGCCTTTTCTTACCCATGCATTTGGAGATGTCCACCTTCCTATCCTTGGAGAGGTAGCACTTCATACTGCAACATTATTTGATCTTGGTGTTTTCTTAGTAGTTGTCGGTGTAACGATGACCATTATTCAAACAATAGGGGAGGATGAATAA
- a CDS encoding Na+/H+ antiporter subunit E translates to MAFQILLNVFLGFLWMFFTVSYEPVTFLKGYLFGIVIIFSFRRFFQSRFYLLRVYAVIKLTLIFIRELILSNISVVKLVLKPKLNIRPGIFALPIILEKDWEITILANLITLTPGTLVVDISEDNKLLYIHAVDIDDVEDAIVSIKDSFEKAILEVSR, encoded by the coding sequence ATGGCCTTTCAAATATTATTAAATGTGTTTCTAGGGTTTCTATGGATGTTTTTCACGGTGTCCTACGAGCCGGTTACCTTCTTAAAAGGCTATCTATTCGGGATTGTGATTATTTTCTCATTCAGAAGGTTTTTCCAGTCCCGCTTCTACCTTTTAAGAGTGTATGCGGTTATCAAGCTTACTCTTATCTTTATTAGGGAGTTAATCCTTTCCAATATCTCTGTAGTTAAGCTTGTATTAAAACCAAAACTTAATATTCGTCCTGGAATTTTTGCCTTGCCAATCATTTTGGAAAAAGATTGGGAAATCACCATTCTTGCCAATTTAATTACGTTAACACCAGGTACACTAGTTGTCGATATATCAGAGGACAATAAGCTCCTTTATATTCATGCTGTTGATATTGACGATGTTGAGGATGCGATTGTCTCGATTAAGGATTCATTCGAAAAAGCGATATTGGAGGTGAGCCGATAA
- a CDS encoding hotdog fold thioesterase, translating into MNLKNTLIEALGIEIISLEKGKVVATMPVDERTRQPFGVLHGGASVALAETVASIGAYELVDHETESVAGLEINANHIRAKRDGKVTAIAAVLHQGRTTMVWDIKIVDENDKLICVSRCTMAVIKKK; encoded by the coding sequence ATGAATCTGAAAAATACATTGATTGAAGCACTGGGGATAGAAATCATCTCACTTGAAAAAGGGAAGGTTGTAGCCACCATGCCTGTTGATGAGCGAACAAGACAGCCGTTTGGCGTGCTGCATGGAGGAGCCTCTGTGGCCCTTGCAGAAACTGTAGCAAGCATTGGTGCATACGAACTGGTCGATCATGAAACGGAATCAGTTGCGGGGCTAGAAATAAACGCCAACCATATAAGAGCAAAACGAGATGGAAAGGTTACTGCCATTGCTGCTGTTCTTCATCAAGGAAGAACGACAATGGTTTGGGATATTAAAATTGTCGATGAAAATGACAAACTTATTTGTGTATCAAGGTGTACAATGGCAGTTATAAAAAAGAAATAG
- the mnhG gene encoding monovalent cation/H(+) antiporter subunit G, which yields MIEIIRVLIALFIIIGAFLSLVAAFGVLRFPDVYTRNHAASKAATLGVMSILLGTFLYFYVEEGHFNSSVILGILFIFMTSPVAGHLISRASYNSGVKLWDKSVQDDLKMVAKAKEKK from the coding sequence GTGATCGAAATAATTAGAGTTCTCATCGCTTTGTTTATTATCATAGGAGCATTTTTAAGCCTTGTTGCTGCTTTCGGAGTTCTAAGGTTTCCTGATGTATACACAAGAAACCATGCAGCATCTAAGGCGGCCACTTTAGGCGTTATGTCCATTCTTCTTGGGACCTTTCTCTACTTTTATGTTGAAGAAGGTCATTTTAACTCGAGTGTGATTCTTGGAATTTTGTTCATCTTCATGACATCTCCCGTTGCTGGTCACTTAATAAGCCGAGCCTCATACAACTCAGGTGTCAAGCTATGGGATAAGAGTGTACAGGATGATTTGAAAATGGTGGCTAAGGCGAAAGAGAAGAAATAA
- a CDS encoding protein phosphatase 2C domain-containing protein, translating into MNKPGVYEFSWVGSQENFIDKINIHKLQHIVLGRFGGNKAAGQIKNEDGCVIWVDEKKDWEFVILLDAHQTAESAEFVISAFETQKEVIKNILSLSINESFDRISELILTIFKSKRFKEACQNIQGETACLFAVRKGKFLWWLSIGDCVLYLFHPELSVLNEYQQNHRSFYEWVGRVNTFDLPVPCYCEGRKELRKGKNHLFLTTDGLIECPNTDFKNPKEILKSFEIYSNDGGVKQLLQEIQEKNVRDSTTIISWFVEIESDATLPSM; encoded by the coding sequence TTGAATAAGCCAGGTGTATATGAATTTAGTTGGGTTGGAAGCCAAGAGAATTTTATTGATAAAATAAATATTCATAAGCTCCAGCATATTGTCTTAGGGCGTTTTGGAGGAAATAAGGCAGCGGGTCAGATTAAGAACGAAGATGGATGTGTTATTTGGGTGGATGAAAAAAAGGATTGGGAATTTGTTATCCTCCTAGACGCCCATCAAACGGCTGAGAGTGCAGAATTTGTTATTTCCGCTTTTGAAACCCAGAAAGAAGTCATAAAGAACATTTTATCTCTGTCTATTAACGAATCCTTTGATAGAATAAGTGAACTAATATTAACTATATTCAAAAGCAAAAGGTTCAAAGAGGCTTGTCAAAATATTCAGGGAGAGACTGCTTGCTTGTTTGCCGTGAGGAAAGGGAAGTTTCTTTGGTGGCTATCTATTGGTGACTGTGTACTTTATCTCTTTCATCCAGAATTATCTGTTTTAAACGAATATCAGCAAAATCATAGAAGTTTCTATGAATGGGTTGGGCGAGTGAATACATTCGATTTACCTGTTCCCTGCTACTGTGAAGGTAGAAAAGAACTGAGGAAAGGGAAAAATCATTTGTTTCTTACAACTGACGGGCTGATTGAATGTCCAAATACTGATTTTAAAAATCCTAAAGAAATATTAAAATCATTTGAGATATATTCAAATGATGGTGGTGTAAAGCAATTGTTACAGGAAATTCAAGAAAAGAATGTTCGTGACAGTACAACAATCATATCCTGGTTTGTAGAAATTGAATCGGATGCTACCCTGCCTAGTATGTAA
- a CDS encoding Na(+)/H(+) antiporter subunit F1 encodes MIETIVKIAVLCIAVAILALLYRVIKGPSIPDRIVALDAIGVNLVAVVALASIFMKTNAFLEIILLIGILSFIGTVAFSKYLEKGVIFDRDRNN; translated from the coding sequence ATGATTGAAACGATCGTCAAAATTGCTGTTCTTTGCATAGCGGTTGCTATCCTCGCCTTATTATATCGAGTGATTAAAGGGCCTTCGATTCCAGACCGAATCGTTGCCCTTGATGCTATTGGCGTCAACCTTGTTGCTGTTGTTGCTTTAGCCTCTATTTTTATGAAGACAAATGCGTTTTTGGAGATTATTTTGCTCATTGGAATCCTCTCCTTTATCGGCACAGTTGCCTTCTCCAAATATTTGGAAAAGGGGGTTATCTTTGATCGTGATCGAAATAATTAG
- a CDS encoding Na(+)/H(+) antiporter subunit C → MEIVMSIVIGVLFMSATYLMLSKSLLRIIVGTGLLSHGAHLLILTMGGLKRGTVPLLGEEASSYTDPIPQALILTAIVISFGVTAFFLVLAYRAYKELGTDNMERLRGTEGND, encoded by the coding sequence ATGGAAATAGTAATGTCTATTGTAATTGGTGTTTTGTTTATGTCCGCCACTTATCTAATGCTTTCGAAAAGCTTGCTGAGAATTATTGTAGGGACTGGGCTATTAAGTCATGGTGCCCATCTTCTCATTCTTACGATGGGCGGGTTAAAGCGCGGAACTGTCCCACTGCTTGGGGAAGAAGCAAGCTCCTATACTGATCCGATTCCACAGGCTTTGATTTTAACAGCGATCGTTATTAGCTTTGGGGTAACCGCCTTTTTCTTGGTGCTTGCCTACCGAGCTTATAAAGAACTAGGAACGGATAATATGGAAAGATTGAGAGGGACTGAAGGAAATGATTAA